In Vibrio alginolyticus NBRC 15630 = ATCC 17749, the sequence CGAGTGGCGGCAACCTGTATAGCCGCCACTTTCATTTCTATAGGCCCATATTTACACTACGAGAAACAGTTTAAATATGTGGAAAATCCTGACGTACTCTCTGGCAAGATTAAGCATGTCGATTTATCACACTTGCCATACATCGGTGATATCCCAGACTTCAATTCAATAAAAGATACGAAAGAGAAAAAAGCTGCTTTTTTTGATTTTTTAAGGCCTAAAATTGCTCTTGAGAATCAACGAATTCGTCATGAGCGGGCCTTTCTTACCTCTTTAAAGGTGGGACAAGTGACGCAAGAACAACAAGAGTATGCTCAGCGGTTATCATCTCTGTATTCGTTGCCCTTGAGTAACGATAAGATTGATCAAGCATGGCTAGACGAGATGCTTGTGAGAGTGAACGTCTTACCAGAAGCGTTGGTTCTAACTCAAGCGGCAAATGAATCTGCGTGGGGCACTTCTCGTTTTGCTACTCAAGCAAACAACTTGTTCGGCCAATGGTGTTATAAAAAGGGCTGTGGAATTGTTCCAGCGCAACGTGGCGCTAACAAAGTTCATGAAGTTGAAAAATTCGATTCTGTACAACAGTCTGTTCATGGCTACTTTATGAATGTTAATCGAAACCCAGCGTATGCAGACCTGCGTGAAATCAGAACATCTCTGGCTGAAAAGAACAAGGGCTTGTTAACGGTTGCAACCGCGTCAGAGTTAACGCATGGGTTGCTAGCCTATT encodes:
- a CDS encoding glucosaminidase domain-containing protein; this encodes MPNSLKSISLRVAATCIAATFISIGPYLHYEKQFKYVENPDVLSGKIKHVDLSHLPYIGDIPDFNSIKDTKEKKAAFFDFLRPKIALENQRIRHERAFLTSLKVGQVTQEQQEYAQRLSSLYSLPLSNDKIDQAWLDEMLVRVNVLPEALVLTQAANESAWGTSRFATQANNLFGQWCYKKGCGIVPAQRGANKVHEVEKFDSVQQSVHGYFMNVNRNPAYADLREIRTSLAEKNKGLLTVATASELTHGLLAYSERGIAYVHDLRAMIRHNNAYWTQ